In one Neobacillus sp. CF12 genomic region, the following are encoded:
- the menC gene encoding o-succinylbenzoate synthase — translation MTKSSISIREVTLHRMVMRLNDPFTTSFGTFQDKEFFVIEMEDETGAIGFGESVAFSSPWYSEETVETNKHIMQQFLIPLLLESPIEHPDGVSKRFESIRRNNMAKSALEGAVWDLFAKRNNNPLYKELGGRKQQIDVGISIGIQPTANDLVHVVEDFVNEGYKRMKVKIKPGADYEMLKEVRRHFPDILLMADANSSYTLDDIDILKKLDELNLMMIEQPLSHDDIVDHATLQSALATPICLDESIHSLEDARKAVELGSCRIINIKIGRVGGLTESKKIHDYCAQQGIAVWCGGMLEAGIGRAHNIALTTLPQFVLPGDTAASSRYWEKDIIVPEVIVEKGVIHVPDKPGIGYEVNRQVLESYRVDKTVFSKNNIWA, via the coding sequence ATGACCAAAAGCTCAATTTCCATAAGGGAAGTGACCCTTCACCGTATGGTAATGCGATTAAACGATCCATTCACTACCAGCTTTGGAACCTTCCAGGATAAAGAGTTTTTCGTGATTGAAATGGAGGATGAAACGGGTGCTATTGGTTTCGGAGAGTCCGTCGCCTTTTCAAGCCCTTGGTATAGCGAGGAAACGGTTGAAACGAATAAGCACATTATGCAACAATTTTTAATTCCTTTACTACTTGAATCGCCCATTGAGCATCCTGATGGAGTATCGAAACGATTTGAATCCATTCGTAGAAACAATATGGCGAAGTCCGCGTTAGAGGGTGCAGTCTGGGATTTATTTGCCAAACGAAATAATAACCCCTTATACAAAGAACTAGGTGGCAGGAAGCAGCAAATCGATGTTGGAATCAGTATTGGGATTCAACCTACTGCGAATGATCTTGTACATGTGGTCGAAGACTTTGTGAATGAAGGGTACAAGCGAATGAAAGTAAAAATAAAGCCCGGTGCCGACTATGAGATGCTAAAGGAAGTAAGAAGACATTTTCCAGATATCTTACTGATGGCGGATGCCAACTCGTCCTATACCTTAGATGACATTGACATTCTAAAAAAACTGGATGAATTAAACCTCATGATGATTGAACAGCCACTTTCGCATGATGATATTGTAGATCACGCAACATTACAGTCAGCTCTTGCAACACCTATTTGTTTAGATGAAAGTATCCACTCCTTAGAGGATGCAAGAAAAGCTGTCGAGTTAGGTAGTTGTAGAATTATTAATATAAAGATTGGTAGAGTTGGAGGCCTTACGGAATCTAAGAAAATCCATGATTATTGTGCCCAGCAAGGAATTGCCGTGTGGTGCGGGGGAATGCTAGAAGCCGGAATTGGACGCGCACATAACATTGCCTTAACGACTTTGCCTCAGTTTGTTTTGCCTGGTGATACAGCTGCTTCTTCAAGGTATTGGGAGAAGGACATTATTGTGCCAGAAGTCATCGTGGAAAAAGGAGTCATCCATGTGCCGGATAAACCGGGTATTGGCTATGAAGTAAACCGGCAAGTACTTGAGTCATATCGAGTGGACAAAACCGTGTTTTCTAAGAATAATATATGGGCCTGA
- a CDS encoding dipeptidase, protein MNNKHLPTDFLHNTLVIDGHFDLLMDVQIQRERGRTKVIETDYYPRFVEGGVNVIVAAIFVDSGFLPEMGLRKALSQISALYEEVRESPDKLMICLNTEDMNIAKKNKKIGFLLSMEGAEPIGTDLSLLRVFYELGVRNLGLVWSRRNAVGDGSFFQPIKEGKKGGISSFGVKVIEEAERLGITIDVSHLNDEGFWDVIEIATKPVIASHSNARSLCRSMRNLTDEQIRAIRATDGVIGINAASLLVGDDDESSTLEHLMNHIDHLVKVAGIEHVGLGLDLCEDFLKYVSPDNLASLPRKPFDVVSGHQSIPQLVEGLIKRGYSEYELTALIGRNFQRIFMR, encoded by the coding sequence ATGAATAATAAGCATCTCCCTACTGATTTCCTACATAACACATTGGTGATTGATGGCCATTTTGATTTGTTAATGGATGTACAGATCCAACGAGAAAGAGGGAGAACCAAGGTAATTGAGACAGACTACTATCCACGATTTGTGGAAGGTGGTGTGAATGTCATTGTCGCAGCTATATTCGTAGATAGTGGTTTCTTACCAGAAATGGGACTTCGAAAAGCATTAAGTCAAATTAGTGCTTTATATGAAGAGGTTAGGGAATCTCCTGATAAGCTAATGATTTGTTTAAACACAGAGGATATGAATATCGCCAAGAAAAACAAAAAGATTGGCTTTCTACTATCCATGGAAGGGGCCGAACCAATCGGGACAGATCTTAGCTTGTTACGTGTCTTTTACGAGCTGGGAGTTCGTAATCTTGGGCTTGTTTGGAGTCGCAGAAATGCAGTTGGTGATGGGAGCTTCTTTCAACCAATAAAAGAAGGGAAAAAAGGTGGGATTAGTAGCTTTGGTGTGAAGGTCATTGAGGAAGCAGAACGACTTGGAATCACCATTGATGTTTCTCACTTAAATGATGAAGGCTTTTGGGATGTAATCGAGATCGCTACGAAGCCAGTGATTGCTTCTCATTCGAATGCTCGGTCACTTTGTAGATCGATGCGGAATTTAACAGATGAGCAAATACGGGCGATCAGAGCAACCGATGGCGTAATTGGAATCAATGCCGCTAGCTTGCTCGTTGGGGATGATGATGAAAGCTCCACATTGGAACATCTAATGAACCATATCGACCATCTGGTAAAGGTGGCAGGTATCGAACATGTGGGGCTCGGACTTGACCTTTGTGAGGACTTTTTGAAATATGTCTCACCTGATAACTTAGCCAGCTTGCCGAGAAAACCATTTGATGTCGTTTCAGGTCATCAATCGATTCCACAGCTAGTTGAAGGTCTAATAAAAAGAGGTTATTCAGAATATGAGCTCACTGCATTAATAGGTAGAAATTTTCAAAGAATCTTCATGAGGTAA
- a CDS encoding 2-keto-4-pentenoate hydratase, giving the protein MIKTDVIEQIAYELYLAEKQKKAVGKFVDAYPELNEALAYQVQERLVDMKCKEENTKRIGRKLGLTSKAKQEMMGVHEPSYGVLLESMQLFEGEKISLTPFIHAKLEPEIAFIFNKELKGPHVTVADVLHATEYIAPAVEIIDSRFHGFNFTLPDAVADNSSSSRFIIGERFYSPKDFDLKLIGMVFRQNGEVVATGAGAAVMGHPARAIAWLANRLSKVGQSIQPGEVVLSGSLSAAIKIEAGDHFTAGFDGLGSVEAVFTE; this is encoded by the coding sequence ATGATTAAAACGGATGTAATTGAGCAAATAGCTTATGAACTTTACCTGGCAGAAAAACAGAAAAAAGCTGTAGGTAAGTTCGTTGATGCCTACCCTGAACTGAACGAAGCGTTAGCTTATCAAGTGCAAGAACGCTTAGTCGATATGAAATGTAAAGAAGAAAACACTAAAAGGATTGGCCGAAAACTCGGATTAACGAGCAAAGCGAAACAAGAAATGATGGGTGTCCATGAACCATCTTACGGGGTTTTGCTTGAAAGCATGCAGCTCTTTGAAGGAGAAAAGATTTCACTTACACCTTTTATCCATGCCAAGCTCGAGCCAGAAATTGCCTTTATTTTTAATAAAGAATTAAAAGGTCCGCATGTAACCGTAGCGGATGTACTTCATGCAACGGAATATATTGCACCTGCAGTTGAAATCATTGACAGCCGCTTCCATGGGTTCAACTTTACCTTACCTGACGCGGTCGCAGATAACTCATCTTCCTCCCGCTTTATTATCGGCGAAAGATTCTATTCACCGAAGGATTTCGATTTGAAATTGATAGGAATGGTGTTTAGACAAAACGGAGAAGTTGTTGCGACAGGCGCTGGTGCAGCGGTAATGGGGCATCCAGCGAGAGCCATTGCTTGGTTAGCCAATCGGTTATCCAAAGTTGGTCAGAGTATTCAACCAGGAGAAGTCGTATTAAGCGGTTCCTTATCCGCTGCTATTAAAATAGAAGCTGGTGACCATTTTACCGCTGGGTTTGATGGCCTAGGCAGTGTTGAGGCGGTATTTACGGAATAA
- a CDS encoding M20 peptidase aminoacylase family protein codes for MINEINDWVTGHEETIKSTYHYLHTNAEVSWKEIETKKFLCLKLERLGIPYETFNNHTGVVGYWGNKEEGPTVGIRADMDALWQLVDGKWQANHSCGHDGHMTTVLHAITCLKEIGFEPKGLIKIIFQPAEESGHGAKAIIETGVISDLDYLFGLHVRPIQEMPFGVASPAIYHGAATLIMGEVKGVQAHGSRPNLGINVTDSLAAIIQAVNSIKMDPMESASAKVTMVKAGGNNLNIIPDFAEFGIDVRADRNEVMAELLEKVHHAVMTAGSFNFAEVKLDPRASMVAAEASPELEDLVKEVIVQVLGEEGIVPAPVTPGGEDFHFYKMTYPNLQATMVGLGTGLSPGLHHPNMSFNLDALLNGVKILSLALVKVLEQKA; via the coding sequence ATGATTAACGAAATAAACGATTGGGTTACTGGGCACGAAGAAACCATTAAATCAACTTATCATTATCTACATACAAACGCCGAAGTAAGCTGGAAGGAAATAGAGACGAAAAAATTTCTGTGTTTGAAGCTAGAAAGATTGGGCATTCCATATGAAACATTTAATAACCATACAGGAGTAGTGGGTTATTGGGGAAATAAAGAGGAAGGACCAACAGTCGGGATCAGAGCAGATATGGATGCATTATGGCAGCTTGTGGATGGGAAATGGCAGGCAAATCACTCCTGTGGACACGATGGACATATGACAACGGTTCTTCATGCGATTACTTGTCTAAAGGAGATTGGGTTTGAACCGAAGGGCTTGATTAAAATTATTTTCCAACCAGCTGAGGAGTCTGGACATGGAGCAAAAGCGATTATTGAAACAGGTGTTATATCTGATCTCGATTACCTGTTTGGTCTTCATGTTCGTCCGATTCAGGAAATGCCATTTGGAGTAGCTTCACCGGCTATCTATCACGGAGCGGCTACGTTAATAATGGGTGAAGTAAAAGGCGTGCAGGCACACGGGTCAAGGCCGAATCTTGGCATAAATGTTACCGACTCACTAGCGGCTATCATTCAGGCTGTCAATTCTATCAAAATGGATCCAATGGAATCAGCATCAGCTAAGGTAACGATGGTCAAGGCTGGTGGGAATAATCTCAATATCATCCCGGATTTTGCGGAATTTGGTATTGATGTAAGGGCAGATCGGAATGAAGTGATGGCTGAATTGCTTGAAAAAGTCCATCATGCAGTGATGACAGCCGGTTCCTTCAATTTTGCCGAAGTGAAGCTTGATCCACGAGCCTCCATGGTGGCTGCTGAAGCAAGCCCGGAGCTAGAGGATCTTGTCAAAGAGGTGATTGTTCAAGTGCTTGGAGAGGAGGGGATTGTTCCGGCACCCGTTACACCAGGCGGAGAGGATTTCCATTTTTACAAAATGACGTATCCGAACCTGCAGGCAACGATGGTAGGTCTTGGGACAGGACTATCACCAGGCTTACATCATCCCAATATGAGCTTTAATCTGGACGCTCTTTTAAATGGTGTAAAAATCCTGAGCCTTGCACTCGTAAAGGTTTTGGAGCAGAAGGCATAG
- a CDS encoding M55 family metallopeptidase — protein MKVFISADMEGISGVTDWEDTIPGKRTYEYSRRLLTQDVNAAIEGALEAGATEIVVNESHGPMRNLIPDELHPKAELIRGFYKPLLMMQGLDETFDAIFFIGFHGKAGENDSILNHTFLGSCIQRLLLNGEEASESDFNAAVASSFNVPVTLLTGDLQICEDAKKKIPGIHTVAVKKGIGAFAAQSLHPTVAQEKIRASAKLAVESAKSIQPLKKEQSYTIDIEFKHTNMATVVSYMPTIELLDGRTIRYVTDDLIEGSKVLMAILLLAIQGSNSITL, from the coding sequence GTGAAGGTTTTCATTTCAGCAGATATGGAAGGTATTTCTGGGGTTACCGATTGGGAGGATACAATCCCGGGTAAACGCACATACGAGTACTCCAGGAGATTACTAACCCAAGATGTAAACGCTGCCATTGAAGGTGCACTTGAGGCTGGTGCAACGGAGATTGTCGTCAATGAATCACATGGTCCGATGCGAAATCTGATTCCTGACGAGCTTCATCCAAAAGCGGAATTAATTAGAGGTTTTTATAAACCATTACTGATGATGCAAGGATTAGATGAGACTTTTGATGCGATCTTTTTCATCGGTTTTCATGGGAAAGCCGGAGAAAATGACAGTATATTAAACCACACCTTTTTAGGGAGCTGCATTCAACGTCTCCTATTAAATGGAGAAGAAGCAAGTGAATCAGATTTTAACGCGGCGGTTGCAAGTAGCTTCAATGTTCCGGTGACCTTACTTACTGGTGACCTACAAATATGTGAGGATGCGAAAAAGAAGATCCCAGGTATTCATACAGTAGCTGTTAAAAAAGGTATAGGTGCTTTTGCAGCTCAATCTCTTCATCCAACAGTCGCACAAGAGAAAATTAGAGCTTCTGCCAAACTTGCTGTCGAATCTGCTAAAAGCATTCAGCCACTGAAAAAAGAACAATCATATACAATCGATATCGAATTTAAGCATACCAACATGGCGACAGTTGTAAGTTATATGCCCACGATTGAATTACTAGATGGTAGAACCATTCGGTATGTAACAGATGACTTAATCGAAGGCTCAAAGGTGTTAATGGCCATTTTGCTATTAGCCATTCAAGGCTCAAATTCTATAACTTTATAA
- a CDS encoding group 1 truncated hemoglobin gives MSSALTAVTQVQKSSQAQSTQTLFEKVGGEEAIAKVVDYFYSELVLKDETVNHFFIETDMEKQRRHQTKFISFALGGPNQYSGQSMTKAHQGMNLQPVHFNAIVKHLHDALAHFRVNEADIDTALTNVASLRDDILYK, from the coding sequence ATTTCGTCTGCTTTAACTGCCGTAACTCAAGTACAAAAGTCATCTCAAGCCCAATCGACACAAACACTATTTGAAAAAGTTGGAGGAGAAGAAGCGATTGCAAAAGTTGTGGACTATTTTTACTCCGAGTTGGTACTGAAGGATGAAACAGTTAATCATTTTTTTATAGAAACGGATATGGAAAAACAACGCCGACATCAAACAAAGTTTATAAGTTTTGCATTAGGCGGTCCAAATCAATATTCTGGTCAATCTATGACAAAAGCTCACCAAGGAATGAATCTGCAACCAGTACATTTTAATGCTATTGTAAAACATCTTCACGATGCTCTTGCTCACTTTAGAGTGAATGAAGCGGACATAGACACAGCTTTAACTAATGTAGCGTCATTAAGAGACGATATATTGTATAAATGA
- a CDS encoding 2-keto-4-pentenoate hydratase gives MSIIQEAATHLLETEETKQVIQPLTVSYPGITVDEAYHTQLEIIRRKVANGGIIVGKKIGATSKAIQNMFGVKQPDYGHLLADMMVVEGEAISLGQYIQPKVEFEIAFILKKDLKGPNVSILDVIEATEYIVPAIEVIDSRIEDWKIKFEDTVADNGSSASAIIGGKPTKLDGLDLTHIGMVAYRNGEMIDSGAGAAVLGNPLRSVAWLANSLGKYDVSLKSGEIILSGALTSAIEVEANDTFTAEFAHIGSVTASFIK, from the coding sequence GTGTCGATTATTCAAGAAGCTGCCACTCATCTTTTGGAAACAGAGGAAACAAAGCAGGTTATCCAGCCGTTAACGGTTTCTTACCCAGGGATTACCGTTGATGAGGCATATCATACGCAGTTAGAGATTATCCGTAGAAAAGTTGCAAATGGCGGAATTATTGTTGGTAAAAAAATTGGCGCAACAAGCAAAGCGATTCAAAATATGTTTGGTGTAAAACAGCCTGATTACGGTCATTTGTTAGCCGACATGATGGTTGTCGAAGGTGAAGCGATTTCACTTGGACAATATATTCAACCGAAAGTAGAATTTGAAATTGCTTTTATTTTAAAAAAGGATTTAAAAGGACCGAATGTTTCCATCCTTGATGTCATCGAGGCGACAGAATATATCGTTCCGGCCATTGAAGTGATTGATAGCCGGATTGAGGATTGGAAGATCAAGTTTGAAGATACAGTCGCAGACAATGGATCTTCCGCCAGTGCGATTATAGGCGGGAAACCGACAAAGCTTGATGGCTTAGATCTCACTCATATTGGGATGGTCGCTTATCGAAACGGGGAAATGATTGATTCAGGAGCTGGGGCAGCCGTCCTTGGAAATCCACTTCGTTCGGTCGCGTGGCTGGCGAATTCATTAGGGAAATACGATGTTTCTCTTAAATCAGGGGAAATCATTCTTTCAGGTGCTTTAACCAGTGCGATTGAAGTAGAGGCAAATGATACGTTTACGGCGGAGTTTGCCCATATTGGTTCAGTCACGGCATCATTTATAAAATAG
- a CDS encoding VOC family protein produces MSWYQNVLGLERRYENEWEGPPMMLCAGSTCLALFPNDEQTVKHEKVNTVGMRHIAFRVDKFNFNKAQIDLTNLGKSFRVLEHENCNSIYFDDPSDHTIELTTYDLIRER; encoded by the coding sequence ATTTCTTGGTATCAAAATGTTTTAGGTTTGGAAAGGCGTTATGAAAATGAATGGGAGGGTCCGCCAATGATGCTTTGTGCAGGATCTACTTGTCTGGCGTTATTTCCTAATGATGAACAAACTGTAAAACATGAAAAAGTAAATACAGTTGGTATGCGTCACATTGCTTTTAGAGTCGACAAATTCAATTTCAATAAAGCACAAATAGATTTGACCAATTTAGGCAAATCTTTCAGAGTTTTAGAACATGAAAATTGCAATTCAATTTATTTTGATGATCCCAGTGACCACACAATTGAGCTAACGACTTATGATCTTATTCGGGAACGATAA
- a CDS encoding MurR/RpiR family transcriptional regulator — protein sequence MEKYTENIRKNYNNMTKRQKMIAKHLMDFPRDVAFQTAKQIGQACGTSETTVIRLCYTLGYSGFSELQKEIQTSLLEDSTSPANPIENFRAMSNTLKDTNLIQYVMEQDNAYVKATLEDIDFKQYQEAVGKLIEADNRIVLGFRSSYGPASWFMNALNIVIGNTTQYRGEVEDANYLLSKVDETTVLVAISFPRYIQETLSFVKAAKKKGACIIAITDDRLSPIGQYADYLFRVIAPTPIPLKGITPTFSLLNLLVTSIAATSNPKVQNHMANYGQNSSEFYPFTKKEKMDV from the coding sequence ATGGAAAAATACACAGAAAATATTAGAAAAAACTACAATAACATGACGAAGCGACAAAAAATGATTGCAAAACATTTAATGGATTTTCCAAGAGATGTTGCTTTTCAAACAGCAAAACAAATTGGGCAAGCGTGTGGGACGAGTGAGACAACAGTCATTCGGTTATGCTACACCCTAGGATATTCGGGATTCAGTGAGCTGCAAAAAGAGATTCAAACGAGCTTACTAGAAGACTCGACAAGTCCCGCTAACCCAATCGAAAATTTCCGTGCTATGTCCAATACGTTAAAGGATACAAACTTAATTCAATATGTGATGGAACAAGATAATGCCTATGTGAAAGCCACTTTAGAGGATATTGATTTCAAACAATATCAAGAAGCCGTTGGAAAACTGATTGAAGCGGACAACCGAATTGTCCTTGGATTCCGTTCCTCCTATGGTCCAGCGAGCTGGTTCATGAATGCCTTGAATATCGTGATTGGAAATACTACACAATATCGTGGTGAAGTAGAGGATGCAAATTATTTGTTATCCAAGGTAGATGAGACCACGGTGCTGGTCGCCATTTCCTTTCCAAGATACATCCAGGAGACCTTATCGTTTGTTAAGGCAGCTAAGAAAAAAGGAGCGTGTATTATTGCCATCACAGATGATCGATTATCTCCAATTGGACAGTATGCTGACTACTTATTTAGGGTCATTGCACCGACGCCAATCCCGTTAAAAGGAATTACACCCACGTTTTCACTCTTAAATTTGCTAGTGACAAGTATCGCGGCAACTAGTAATCCCAAGGTTCAAAACCATATGGCGAATTATGGCCAAAATAGTAGTGAATTTTATCCATTTACTAAAAAAGAGAAAATGGACGTTTAA
- a CDS encoding GNAT family N-acetyltransferase translates to MYHFCNEVNQPISLVEAIKKTNEMIYKGNLVAWEMNGKLVSMAYAIRPTKRNITISYVYTPIAERKKGYASYCVSAFTQNLLDRGYKTTSLYTDISNPISNKIYIQIGYEAIMDSVHILFK, encoded by the coding sequence GTGTATCATTTTTGTAATGAGGTTAATCAACCTATAAGTTTAGTAGAAGCTATCAAAAAAACAAATGAAATGATTTATAAAGGAAATTTAGTAGCATGGGAAATGAATGGTAAGTTGGTTTCCATGGCATATGCTATACGTCCAACCAAAAGGAATATTACAATCAGCTATGTTTACACACCGATTGCTGAAAGAAAAAAGGGCTATGCCTCTTATTGTGTTTCAGCTTTCACTCAAAACTTGTTAGATCGAGGTTATAAAACAACAAGTTTATACACTGATATTAGTAATCCTATTTCAAATAAAATTTATATTCAAATTGGATATGAAGCGATTATGGATTCAGTCCATATCCTATTTAAATAG
- a CDS encoding aldehyde dehydrogenase, which translates to MTNVQTGVREVGLYINGEYVKASDGATFEVKNPATQEIIAKVSEASQEDVDRACRIARDAFESGPWRTMTVAERCAKLRRMSEIILERREEIARLDATDVGKPYQSTVHHEVPRAANNIKFFADFMEQQGGEVYPMGEEYLNYTRYEPVGVAALITPWNVPFMLTTWKLGPCLAAGNTAVIKPAEMTPLSVSLLGEIAKESGIPDGVVNVVHGLGGVVGTALTTHPEVDLVSFTGSTATGKRIMKSGADTLKKVSFELGGKAANIVFEDANLDKAIPVSIHAAFMNSGQVCLAGSRILVQRTILNEFLERFKKAATELKVGDPQNVETKMGPVVSEEHYKKVSSYLEIAKEENATLICGGKRPDLPEYLQDGYYLEPTVYLQENPKSRICQEEIFGPIVTIIPFDTEEEALRIANDTEYGLNGVVWTENLQRAHRISHSVRAGTIWVNCWFVRDLRAPFGGFKKSGVGREGGHHSLEFFTEAKNICIALK; encoded by the coding sequence ATGACAAACGTTCAGACAGGCGTTAGAGAAGTAGGTCTTTATATAAACGGTGAATATGTAAAAGCAAGCGATGGTGCTACGTTTGAAGTGAAAAATCCTGCGACACAGGAGATCATTGCAAAGGTTAGTGAAGCCTCACAAGAAGATGTGGATCGTGCTTGCCGGATTGCACGGGACGCTTTTGAAAGTGGTCCTTGGAGAACGATGACAGTAGCGGAGCGCTGTGCCAAGCTTCGTCGTATGTCTGAAATCATCCTTGAGCGAAGAGAAGAAATTGCTCGCTTAGATGCGACCGATGTCGGAAAACCATATCAATCAACGGTCCACCATGAGGTTCCACGCGCTGCAAACAATATTAAATTCTTTGCCGACTTCATGGAGCAGCAAGGTGGAGAAGTGTATCCCATGGGCGAAGAGTATTTAAACTATACTCGCTACGAACCAGTTGGAGTTGCTGCACTCATTACTCCTTGGAATGTTCCGTTTATGCTGACTACTTGGAAGCTTGGTCCTTGTCTTGCGGCGGGAAATACAGCTGTGATTAAACCAGCTGAAATGACTCCACTGTCTGTTTCCCTTCTTGGAGAAATTGCGAAAGAATCAGGTATTCCAGATGGCGTAGTCAATGTGGTTCATGGTCTAGGCGGAGTGGTTGGAACGGCGCTGACCACCCATCCTGAAGTAGATCTCGTTTCCTTCACGGGCTCGACGGCTACAGGAAAGAGAATTATGAAAAGCGGTGCTGACACGTTAAAGAAGGTTTCCTTTGAATTAGGCGGAAAAGCGGCAAATATTGTGTTCGAAGATGCCAATCTTGATAAAGCAATTCCTGTTTCGATTCATGCAGCGTTCATGAATTCTGGGCAAGTCTGTTTAGCAGGATCAAGAATCTTGGTACAACGCACGATCCTAAATGAGTTCCTTGAGAGATTTAAGAAAGCCGCAACAGAACTAAAAGTCGGCGATCCACAAAATGTAGAAACGAAAATGGGACCAGTGGTAAGTGAAGAGCATTATAAGAAGGTATCGAGTTATCTTGAAATTGCCAAAGAAGAAAATGCCACCTTGATTTGTGGTGGAAAACGTCCAGATTTACCGGAGTATTTACAAGATGGCTACTATCTGGAGCCTACTGTGTATCTTCAAGAAAATCCTAAGTCTCGTATTTGCCAAGAAGAAATCTTTGGCCCAATCGTGACGATCATCCCATTTGATACCGAAGAAGAAGCACTTCGTATTGCCAATGATACAGAATACGGATTGAATGGTGTTGTTTGGACAGAAAATCTCCAGCGTGCTCACCGGATTTCACATTCTGTTCGTGCCGGTACAATTTGGGTCAACTGCTGGTTTGTTCGTGATCTTCGGGCTCCATTCGGTGGTTTCAAAAAGAGCGGAGTTGGACGTGAAGGCGGCCATCACAGTTTGGAATTTTTCACAGAAGCGAAAAATATTTGTATTGCTTTGAAATAG
- a CDS encoding GNAT family N-acetyltransferase — protein sequence MGLLNGITYKRIEESEDVYKVVKLQTEIWGPEVVTPQPQLVASIHNGGIVIGAISGEQLVGFCYGFAGFKDGEAYLISHMAGILPEYQNTGIGYQLKIKQREWAMNYGYKKMVWTYDPLEIRNGYFNVCKLGAYSKRYIPSYYGEMNDKLNKGLPTDRLLIEWDICSKRVEAAILGAYKNQTETNYESLLSFHQTCEYPTPVPHETQIIESQGGYRVPVPSNMQIIKQQNPDVALAWRYAVRAAISEAFSGGYMITGVQRELGSKIHFYILEKSGGMR from the coding sequence ATGGGTTTGCTAAATGGAATTACATATAAAAGAATTGAAGAGTCAGAGGATGTTTATAAGGTTGTCAAGCTCCAAACTGAAATTTGGGGTCCGGAGGTTGTGACTCCTCAGCCACAGCTAGTAGCTTCCATTCACAATGGTGGGATTGTGATTGGAGCCATTTCTGGAGAACAGTTAGTGGGTTTTTGCTACGGTTTCGCTGGCTTTAAGGATGGGGAGGCATATTTAATTTCTCATATGGCAGGTATATTACCAGAATACCAGAATACTGGAATTGGCTACCAGCTTAAGATCAAGCAGAGAGAATGGGCAATGAATTACGGATACAAAAAAATGGTTTGGACCTATGACCCATTAGAAATAAGAAATGGTTATTTTAATGTTTGTAAGTTAGGGGCATATTCGAAACGCTATATTCCCTCTTATTACGGTGAGATGAACGATAAATTGAATAAAGGACTTCCAACAGATCGTTTGTTAATTGAATGGGATATCTGTTCAAAACGAGTGGAAGCTGCCATTCTTGGCGCATACAAAAATCAAACCGAAACCAACTATGAATCTCTCCTCAGCTTTCATCAAACCTGTGAGTATCCAACTCCAGTACCGCACGAGACACAAATCATAGAGAGTCAAGGCGGATACCGTGTTCCAGTCCCTTCAAATATGCAAATAATCAAGCAGCAAAATCCAGATGTAGCACTAGCATGGAGATATGCCGTCCGAGCTGCGATAAGTGAAGCGTTTTCAGGCGGCTATATGATTACTGGAGTTCAAAGAGAACTAGGTTCCAAGATTCATTTTTACATACTAGAAAAAAGTGGAGGGATGAGATGA
- a CDS encoding 2-hydroxymuconate tautomerase has translation MPFIQINILKGRSPEKKERLIREVSDLVSDVLDAPIQSVRVMINELEPEHWGIAGESVKKRIEVSK, from the coding sequence ATGCCATTTATTCAGATTAATATTCTTAAAGGCAGATCACCTGAAAAAAAGGAACGATTAATAAGAGAAGTTTCTGACTTGGTATCAGATGTGTTAGATGCTCCTATTCAAAGTGTGCGTGTGATGATCAATGAACTAGAGCCTGAACATTGGGGCATCGCTGGAGAATCAGTTAAAAAGAGAATTGAGGTTTCAAAATGA